The following proteins are encoded in a genomic region of Methanobacteriaceae archaeon:
- a CDS encoding DUF530 domain-containing protein — translation MNESVLIGKSERFLEQIKRKQISIAGIDDPEKFLNLYSYLKTNMDKLQDMRENMELKGYTAPYRSINKYGRPVAGEMKAEDMYDISRHTQYFRMNAAAKKNILDRVKSAISSHRIAIGHLEEFATIECISCQRKYKGHEISLLTKKKCECGQGTLKLQVNDDGVYRLEIIPFLPLSGDYMVKLSQLSPRSRETFRSMVRVMKQEKRGIVKTVSLLIKVLEDGRWVRKRVTIDADDEMNYEKEIRSQYGSNARIEMMQFHRKKPSIINDKHTQTALSLGYVKHAETQILKFLPDLLGKSLYNMAKVQHYQNSVEEAEKKANLYQDLDEAENVRELLLTRQLDESGLLDDKGDLDWQLKEDLEEKEKIEKSLFQEFPRIYLLWDLFHYYLTTSYDRRNKYSGPFPYLRPSLDSNQIKAFQDFNIEVIQIMKDYLTEKIEYVPNMGKVLSGKFAVEKKMKGLHLPMGAALGAAFLSKETKIPVEKTAELFSVDVKDVLKEKDNLETLQKPVSTRAQRFMEMMKR, via the coding sequence ATGAATGAATCTGTACTCATAGGAAAATCAGAACGTTTTCTGGAACAGATCAAGCGAAAACAAATTTCAATTGCTGGCATTGATGATCCAGAAAAGTTTTTGAATCTTTACAGTTACCTGAAAACCAATATGGATAAACTGCAAGATATGAGAGAGAACATGGAGCTGAAGGGGTATACGGCTCCCTATCGTTCTATCAATAAATATGGCAGGCCTGTTGCTGGTGAAATGAAGGCCGAGGATATGTATGATATCAGCCGCCACACCCAATATTTCCGGATGAATGCTGCTGCAAAAAAAAACATTCTGGACAGAGTTAAATCTGCTATTTCATCTCATCGCATTGCAATTGGACACTTGGAAGAATTTGCCACCATTGAATGCATTTCCTGCCAGCGCAAATACAAAGGTCATGAGATTTCACTTCTTACCAAAAAGAAGTGTGAATGTGGGCAGGGAACTCTGAAGTTGCAGGTGAATGATGATGGTGTTTACCGCTTGGAAATAATACCATTTTTACCACTTTCAGGAGATTATATGGTTAAATTATCCCAGCTCAGTCCTAGAAGCCGGGAAACTTTTCGTAGCATGGTTCGTGTTATGAAACAGGAAAAAAGGGGAATAGTTAAAACCGTCTCCCTACTAATCAAGGTTTTAGAAGATGGTCGCTGGGTCCGGAAACGGGTTACCATTGATGCAGATGATGAGATGAACTATGAAAAGGAGATTCGCAGTCAGTATGGTTCCAATGCTCGAATCGAGATGATGCAATTTCACCGGAAGAAACCTTCTATTATAAATGACAAGCATACTCAAACAGCACTTTCACTGGGTTATGTTAAACATGCCGAAACACAGATACTCAAATTTTTACCCGATTTACTCGGGAAAAGCCTTTATAACATGGCTAAAGTTCAACATTACCAGAATTCAGTGGAAGAAGCTGAAAAAAAGGCAAATCTGTACCAGGATCTAGATGAAGCAGAAAATGTTAGGGAATTATTATTAACCAGACAACTTGATGAAAGCGGACTATTAGATGATAAGGGAGATCTTGACTGGCAGCTGAAAGAGGACCTTGAAGAGAAAGAAAAAATTGAAAAAAGTTTATTCCAGGAATTTCCCCGTATTTATTTGCTCTGGGACCTATTCCATTATTATTTAACCACATCCTATGACCGGAGAAATAAGTATTCCGGTCCTTTCCCTTATCTTCGCCCTAGTCTTGATTCAAATCAGATCAAAGCATTTCAAGACTTTAATATAGAAGTAATTCAGATCATGAAAGATTATCTCACCGAAAAAATTGAATACGTGCCTAATATGGGAAAAGTGTTATCTGGTAAATTTGCTGTTGAAAAGAAAATGAAAGGTTTGCACCTGCCAATGGGAGCAGCCCTGGGAGCTGCTTTCCTATCAAAAGAAACTAAAATACCAGTAGAGAAAACTGCAGAGTTATTCTCAGTAGATGTTAAAGATGTTTTGAAGGAGAAAGATAACCTGGAAACCCTTCAAAAACCAGTTTCCACCAGAGCCCAAAGATTCATGGAAATGATGAAAAGATAA
- a CDS encoding multidrug transporter, with protein sequence MDPNYLFQYQNLILNSSICALVAFLVTFFSMPRLIKKLEDAEIVGRDIHKPSKPLVAEMGGIGILFGFIIGIFLGIYFYPDLQFQLIITLLVILLVGVVGMVDDLVMLSSKEKLILLWLAGLPLIWIAPPNVGLIYILSMPIAVSIAANLTNMLAGLNGIESGLGVIAMTSLSISCIIMGKYDVAVISMCMLGALLAFLYYNRHPSNVFPGDVGTLIIGATIVVVAFLGRVKIIALIVLIPNIIDMILKLYSAGVMERQKHQPTQVGEDGKLVAPESGFNSLIRWILKTPMQEKNVVIIVWLIGLFFGAVGIILAYVLKASMF encoded by the coding sequence ATGGATCCTAATTATCTATTTCAATATCAGAACTTGATTTTAAACTCTTCAATTTGTGCATTGGTTGCATTTCTGGTAACTTTTTTTAGCATGCCCAGACTTATTAAAAAGCTTGAAGATGCTGAAATAGTTGGAAGAGATATTCATAAACCCTCAAAACCGCTGGTAGCAGAAATGGGTGGTATTGGTATTCTCTTCGGTTTTATCATAGGCATATTCCTGGGAATCTACTTCTATCCGGACCTTCAGTTTCAACTCATTATCACCCTACTGGTGATTCTACTCGTGGGGGTAGTGGGAATGGTGGATGATCTGGTTATGCTGTCCTCAAAGGAGAAGTTAATTCTACTTTGGCTAGCAGGACTACCTTTAATCTGGATTGCACCCCCTAATGTAGGGTTGATATATATTTTATCCATGCCTATTGCTGTTTCCATTGCAGCCAATCTAACCAATATGCTGGCTGGTTTGAATGGTATTGAATCAGGTCTCGGTGTTATTGCCATGACCTCCCTCAGTATCTCATGTATTATTATGGGCAAGTATGATGTGGCAGTTATAAGTATGTGTATGCTGGGTGCACTTCTGGCTTTCTTATACTACAACCGGCACCCCTCCAATGTTTTCCCAGGTGATGTGGGGACATTAATAATTGGTGCAACAATTGTAGTGGTGGCATTTCTAGGCAGGGTAAAAATCATAGCCTTAATTGTCCTTATACCCAATATTATTGATATGATATTAAAATTATACAGTGCCGGAGTAATGGAAAGACAGAAACACCAACCAACCCAGGTAGGGGAAGACGGGAAATTAGTGGCCCCTGAAAGTGGCTTCAATTCATTGATTCGCTGGATCCTCAAAACACCAATGCAGGAAAAAAATGTGGTTATCATTGTATGGTTAATAGGACTATTCTTCGGTGCAGTGGGAATAATCCTGGCATATGTTCTCAAAGCGAGTATGTTCTGA
- a CDS encoding DNA primase, which translates to MVSISFLNPLSPEGKDIVRELGSFEAISQDIPELRNIVTHNPSQEIVDDDEIPSNYLELALKRMEWYIKKKNDRNFNARRYSFLADPAITKYDVISFYLLCQAIGVKFGPNSRENRVMVEAQGDLVQERLSKLHVDEARMMVEQSLQLLLADDRVHWTFFEELLSSRKIQLTDLILDQGELILDQEDFIQRFGPKIQHRNPLSMYQLLIGDELKEVIMVKLIMQATEDYIKQVNEKARIMVEPNPILLELADQLAEVLSEPMQRYGYGSNRGGGGPMKIGPLNPLAFPPCVKTAMEGIKSGGRNDAIVLFMTPFISYARLYPDVFRMNVTKRVSDQDPNLEIVENEILPLIYEAAENCQPPLFDDQPQEKVNINAKLGFGMHPSLKLEHEGETTWYTPMSCEKIKLHLPHLCKPDDVCKKIGNPLSYYNRMMWVLEHQENENSDDGEEDSNSGMGADSLSDVGMDSGDENLGEE; encoded by the coding sequence ATGGTTTCCATCTCTTTTTTAAACCCCCTATCTCCTGAGGGTAAAGATATAGTAAGGGAACTGGGAAGTTTTGAAGCGATATCACAGGACATTCCAGAGCTTAGAAATATTGTGACTCACAATCCATCCCAGGAGATAGTAGATGATGATGAAATACCCTCAAACTATCTGGAACTAGCTTTAAAAAGGATGGAATGGTATATCAAGAAGAAAAATGATAGAAATTTTAATGCTCGCAGATATTCCTTTTTAGCAGATCCTGCCATAACTAAATATGATGTCATTTCCTTCTACCTTTTATGCCAGGCTATTGGGGTTAAATTTGGACCTAATTCACGTGAAAACAGGGTTATGGTAGAAGCTCAAGGAGATCTAGTCCAAGAAAGGCTGAGTAAACTTCATGTTGATGAAGCTAGGATGATGGTGGAACAATCACTGCAATTGCTCCTGGCAGACGACCGGGTGCACTGGACTTTCTTTGAAGAGCTTCTCAGCTCACGCAAAATACAGCTCACAGATTTGATTCTCGACCAGGGAGAGTTAATTCTTGACCAGGAAGACTTCATCCAGAGATTCGGGCCAAAGATACAGCACAGAAACCCGCTGAGTATGTACCAGCTTCTTATAGGTGATGAACTTAAGGAAGTTATCATGGTTAAACTCATTATGCAGGCAACTGAGGATTATATTAAACAGGTTAATGAAAAGGCTCGGATTATGGTGGAACCCAATCCGATTTTACTGGAACTTGCTGATCAGTTGGCGGAAGTCTTATCTGAGCCTATGCAACGTTATGGGTATGGTTCAAATAGGGGTGGAGGAGGGCCTATGAAAATCGGGCCACTGAACCCTCTGGCGTTCCCACCGTGTGTGAAAACAGCCATGGAAGGTATCAAATCAGGGGGAAGGAACGATGCCATAGTACTGTTCATGACACCATTTATTTCCTATGCCCGTCTTTATCCCGATGTATTCCGGATGAATGTAACTAAAAGGGTATCAGATCAGGATCCTAACCTGGAAATTGTGGAAAATGAAATACTTCCCCTGATTTACGAGGCAGCAGAGAACTGTCAGCCTCCTTTATTCGATGACCAGCCTCAAGAAAAGGTTAACATTAATGCGAAACTCGGATTTGGGATGCACCCCTCACTTAAACTGGAACACGAGGGTGAAACAACTTGGTACACACCTATGAGTTGTGAGAAGATTAAACTACACCTTCCTCACCTCTGCAAACCGGATGATGTATGTAAAAAGATTGGAAATCCCCTGAGTTACTACAATAGGATGATGTGGGTGCTCGAACATCAGGAAAATGAAAATTCAGATGATGGAGAAGAAGATTCTAATTCTGGTATGGGGGCAGATTCTCTTTCTGATGTGGGGATGGATTCAGGTGATGAAAACTTGGGGGAGGAGTGA
- a CDS encoding tetratricopeptide repeat protein, whose amino-acid sequence MLITEVFDSNDSQNSIKELLEQLWEYQEAEANLLVEIATLHYENEDTEDAIAFLEKAADIYHELEFTEQEAVILDLIGDVYNNMDDVENALDYYKQSFRLTSKIDTPLKEEVLNKIKSIEGANKTGKTDESYREKILDFAPSSLDSESQLLAGSEISTEDETIAYEEIGKKLDDIIGLLEESAVYGTYQKFDNPMGHVKEAYEMASSIGDEKGEAALLLIMGDISLKNEKTKKSLEFFTRSLNLFRKIGDEKGEAISRLMIGTAHFLLGETDEGSVYLRQSMEIIKYLKDRDMEKAALALLKSIYG is encoded by the coding sequence CAATCAAGGAGTTATTGGAACAACTCTGGGAATACCAGGAAGCTGAAGCAAATCTTCTGGTGGAAATTGCTACCCTCCATTATGAAAATGAAGACACTGAAGATGCAATTGCCTTTCTAGAAAAAGCAGCAGACATATATCATGAATTAGAATTTACAGAACAAGAAGCTGTTATACTGGATTTAATAGGTGATGTTTATAATAATATGGATGATGTTGAAAATGCACTAGATTATTACAAGCAATCCTTCAGATTAACTTCTAAAATAGACACACCTCTTAAGGAGGAGGTTTTAAATAAAATTAAATCTATAGAAGGCGCAAATAAAACAGGAAAAACTGATGAATCTTACAGGGAGAAAATATTAGATTTTGCACCTTCTTCTTTGGATAGTGAATCACAGTTACTAGCAGGTAGTGAAATTTCTACTGAAGATGAAACAATAGCTTATGAAGAAATAGGGAAAAAATTGGATGATATTATTGGACTTCTTGAAGAGTCTGCAGTTTATGGTACCTACCAGAAATTTGACAATCCCATGGGTCATGTAAAGGAAGCTTATGAAATGGCCAGCAGTATTGGTGATGAAAAGGGAGAAGCAGCATTACTTTTAATAATGGGCGACATATCCCTTAAAAACGAGAAAACTAAGAAATCCCTAGAATTTTTCACTAGATCCTTGAATCTATTCCGTAAAATCGGGGATGAAAAAGGTGAAGCAATATCCAGGCTGATGATAGGGACGGCTCATTTTTTATTAGGTGAAACTGATGAGGGTTCTGTTTATCTTCGCCAGTCCATGGAGATTATCAAATATTTAAAGGACAGAGATATGGAAAAAGCCGCCCTGGCACTTTTAAAATCTATTTACGGCTGA
- the metG gene encoding methionine--tRNA ligase yields MNKVFITCALPYANGPCHLGHLRSTYIPADIYARYNRMKDKNVLFVCATDEHGTPIAVQAEKEGVPPLEIATRNYELIKKDLESCDISFNNFSRTTDPLHYEISQNFFLNLYKKDYIYPKTIEQLYCPQCDRFLPDRYVEGICPQCNGEGARGDHCETCGRHLEPVQLIEPKCLICDSTPEVRESNQYYFRLSSFQEQLKECIKNNPELPPNVRNYALQWINEGLKDWILTRDMDWGIPVPLDDADGKIIYVWGEAFLGYISSAAQWARRKNEAWEPYWDDRAVHFIGKDIIYHHSIFWQALLMAYGCKLPYNIVAGEYLSLEGKKMSTSKNWVIWVSDFTEKFDSDLLRYYLVANAPLTRDTDFSWDDFQRRVNDELADVLGNFMHRTFSFTHRFFGGKIPEPGNLNESDLEVQNEINSTPGRVGEYIENFNFREGLKEIIKLAKLGNKYFNDQEPWKAVKENPERAATCIYICNQLAKVISVIITPYLPKKAEEMRKILQLNGNENIDDSYDIKWDQSAEFLKAGCSINKPKPLFVKIEDKTIQKEKDELYKNFEEAPNMTEIITIEDFMKMDLRVGKVIGAEKVKGSEKLLKLMVDVKSKKLQVVAGLATKYSPEDILNQKVIVVVNLKPAKLFGVKSEGMVLAAGDSLSLLTAPDADIGEKIQ; encoded by the coding sequence TTGAATAAAGTTTTTATCACCTGCGCCCTACCCTACGCCAATGGTCCCTGCCACCTTGGACACTTGCGTTCTACTTACATACCAGCTGATATCTATGCCCGTTACAATCGAATGAAGGATAAAAATGTGCTATTTGTATGTGCCACTGATGAACATGGGACCCCCATTGCTGTTCAGGCAGAAAAAGAAGGTGTTCCTCCACTGGAGATTGCTACTCGTAACTATGAACTGATAAAAAAAGACCTGGAATCCTGTGACATCTCTTTTAACAACTTTTCCCGCACCACAGACCCTTTGCATTATGAGATTTCGCAGAATTTCTTTTTAAACCTTTACAAGAAGGATTACATTTATCCTAAAACCATTGAACAGCTTTACTGTCCTCAATGTGACCGTTTCCTCCCGGATAGGTATGTGGAGGGAATTTGCCCCCAGTGTAATGGTGAAGGTGCCCGTGGAGACCATTGCGAAACCTGCGGACGCCACCTGGAACCAGTGCAACTGATTGAACCTAAATGTCTAATATGTGATTCAACCCCAGAAGTGAGGGAATCAAACCAATACTACTTCCGTTTAAGCAGTTTCCAGGAACAGCTTAAAGAATGCATAAAAAATAATCCTGAATTACCACCCAACGTCCGTAATTATGCCCTGCAATGGATTAATGAAGGGCTTAAGGATTGGATACTCACCAGAGACATGGATTGGGGTATCCCTGTTCCCCTGGATGATGCTGATGGAAAGATAATCTATGTATGGGGGGAAGCATTCCTAGGTTACATATCCAGCGCAGCACAGTGGGCCAGAAGAAAAAATGAAGCATGGGAGCCCTACTGGGATGATCGTGCCGTGCATTTCATTGGTAAAGATATAATCTACCACCACAGCATATTCTGGCAAGCACTTCTCATGGCTTACGGTTGCAAATTACCCTACAACATAGTAGCTGGAGAATATCTGTCCCTTGAAGGTAAGAAAATGTCCACCAGTAAAAACTGGGTGATTTGGGTCTCAGATTTCACAGAAAAATTTGATTCAGACCTTTTGAGATATTACTTGGTGGCAAATGCACCCTTAACCCGGGATACTGACTTCTCCTGGGATGATTTCCAGAGAAGGGTTAATGATGAACTGGCAGATGTATTGGGAAACTTCATGCACCGTACATTCTCCTTTACACACAGATTTTTTGGGGGAAAAATACCAGAACCTGGAAATCTAAATGAAAGTGACTTGGAAGTCCAGAATGAAATAAATTCAACTCCTGGAAGAGTTGGAGAGTACATTGAAAACTTTAACTTTAGGGAAGGTCTTAAAGAGATAATTAAATTAGCTAAACTTGGAAACAAGTACTTCAATGACCAGGAACCATGGAAGGCTGTTAAGGAAAATCCTGAAAGAGCTGCAACTTGTATTTATATTTGTAATCAACTGGCAAAGGTTATCAGTGTGATTATTACCCCCTACCTCCCTAAGAAAGCAGAAGAAATGAGAAAAATTCTTCAGTTAAATGGTAATGAAAACATTGATGACAGTTATGATATAAAATGGGACCAATCTGCAGAGTTTCTAAAAGCAGGATGTTCCATCAATAAACCTAAACCCTTGTTTGTTAAAATTGAAGATAAAACCATCCAGAAAGAGAAGGATGAACTGTATAAGAATTTTGAAGAGGCACCTAACATGACAGAAATTATAACAATCGAAGATTTTATGAAAATGGACTTGAGAGTTGGAAAAGTTATTGGGGCAGAGAAAGTAAAAGGCTCAGAAAAGTTACTTAAACTCATGGTGGATGTTAAGAGTAAAAAGTTACAGGTGGTGGCAGGTCTGGCTACCAAATACTCTCCAGAGGATATACTGAATCAAAAAGTTATCGTAGTGGTGAATCTTAAGCCAGCCAAACTATTTGGCGTGAAATCAGAAGGAATGGTGCTGGCAGCTGGTGATAGCCTCTCTTTACTCACAGCTCCCGATGCGGATATTGGTGAAAAGATACAATGA
- a CDS encoding helix-turn-helix domain-containing protein — translation MKDEIYVNEPLSFRKIMEILEKNPDLKKITCPPSLYSRISPKYLKALDELGVDVVPIQKKGRPKKYDDKKIEEIRRLIKSGQTPQEISETLNIPLKTVYYLKDSPLKRGRKIKYPPQKVQLVKKLYKDGISAREIAFRLEIPIRTVYSLLKR, via the coding sequence TTGAAAGATGAAATATATGTGAATGAACCATTATCATTCAGAAAGATTATGGAAATACTGGAAAAGAATCCTGATCTTAAAAAAATAACCTGCCCCCCCAGTTTATATTCACGAATCTCACCCAAATATCTGAAGGCACTAGATGAACTAGGAGTCGATGTTGTACCCATACAAAAAAAAGGGCGGCCAAAAAAATATGATGATAAAAAAATTGAAGAAATTCGACGCTTGATAAAGTCAGGGCAAACACCCCAGGAAATTTCTGAAACTCTGAATATACCCCTTAAAACTGTATATTACCTCAAAGATTCCCCCCTAAAAAGAGGTAGAAAAATTAAATATCCTCCTCAAAAAGTCCAATTAGTTAAAAAACTTTACAAAGATGGAATTTCTGCTAGGGAGATTGCATTTCGTTTGGAAATCCCCATCAGAACAGTTTATTCCCTATTAAAACGGTGA